Part of the Halorhabdus utahensis DSM 12940 genome, CCTCGAAGGCCGACTGAAAGCCCTCGGGAACGTCGACAGCGTCGTCGATCTGATCCGGGACTCCGAAGATCGCGACGAGGCCAAGGCCGCGCTCGAAGAAACGTTCGACTTCTCGACGGAACAGGCCCAGCATATCGTCCGAATGCAACTCGGCAGCCTCACCTCGATGGAGGCGGCCGAGGTCGAGGACGAATACGAGGAGGTCGAGGCCGAGATCGAGCGCTTAGAGACGATCCTGAACGACGAAAGCGAGTTGCTCGACGTCATCAAGGACGAACTCCGGGCCGTCAAAGACGAATACGACGACGATCGACGGACGAGCATCGTCGAGGATGACGGGACGGTCACCCGCGAAGATCTCATCCCGGAAGAGGAGTGTCTGGTCGTCGTCACCGAGGACGACTACATCAAGCGCATGCCTGCGGACCGCTTCGATGCCCAGCATCGCGGTGGCAAGGGCATCATCGGGGCGGATCCCAAGGAGGGCGATCGGGTTTCGACAGTTTTCCGGGCGAACACCCACGACTATCTGTTGGCCTTCACGAACCACGGCCAGGTCTACCGATTACGGACCTACGAGATCCCGGAAATGTCCCGGACTGCGCGCGGGAAATCCGCCGTCAACCTCATCAACTTCGACGACGGCGAAGAGATTACGGCCGTCGTCAGCATGGACGAGTTCGACGACGACGAGTGCATCACGATGGCGACCCGCCAGGGATATGTCAAGCGGACCTGCTGTTCGGAGTTCGAGAACATCCTCTCGACGGGCATCATCGCCGCGAAACTCGAAGACGGCGACGAACTGGTCGACGCCGTCGTCACCGATGGTGAGAGCGACCTCGTCATCGCCACCGAAGACGGGATGACAATCCGGTTTGACGAGACCGAGGCCCGGCAGATGGGTCGGACCGCCCGCGGCGTCCGCGGGATCGACCTCCGGGACGGCGACAACGTCGCCGGAGTGGTCGCGACCGACGAGCACGACGAGCGGGCACTCCTGACGGTCACCGAGCGGGGCTACGGCAAGCGAACGCCACTCTCGGAATATCGCACGCAATCCCGGTACGGCAAGGGTCTCATCGACATCAAGACCGGTGATCGCAACGGCGGCGTCACGGCCGTCAACGCCGTCGCCGAGGACGATCACGTCATCGTCATGAGCGCAACTGGCCAGATCATGCGGTGTCCGGTCGAAGATGTCTCGACGGTCGGCCGCAACACGATGGGCGTCACGATCATGGACGTTGCTGCGGATGACACCGTCGCGAGCGTCGACGTGATCCCGGGGACGGCGATCGAGGACTCGTAGCGACTGTCCGGCAAGCGGATCAGTACAGGGGCGGATTGTATTCGTGCGGGACAAAGATCCGTCGAATGTTCGTCCCGATTGCACTGCCGACTATGCCCAACAGGCCACTCAAGGGAACATATCCTAACCCACGAAACGAAAAGAGCCCGATATAATTGTTCAGTGTAGTTACTGTATCCCCCCATTCTACCCCACTACTGTAAAGAAAATAGAAAAATAATATGAAGACAAAGCTCCCGACCCATGCCAGG contains:
- the gyrA gene encoding DNA gyrase subunit A, producing the protein MSSDVPEGPGVTADAARVEHVRIEDEMEQSYIDYAMSVIAGRALPDVRDGLKPVHRRILYAMHEMGVSSGSSHRKSSSVVGEVMGDYHPHGDSAIYDTLVRMAQDFSMRYPLVDGQGNFGSMDGDPAAAMRYTEARMAPIAEELLADIEKDTVDFQANYDDRLEEPEVLPSAFPNLLVNGSSGIAVGMSTNIPPHNLGEVIDATIHLIDNPDAEVTDLMEYVKGPDFPTGANIVGKNAIHAAYATGRGRLTVRAEYEFEETDSGRPRIVITEIPFQENKARMVERIADDVNEGIIEGVSDLRDESDRDGVRVVIECKRGANVDVVENQLLDHHLESTFGVINLALVDGEPRVLTLKETLEEYVAHRKEVVRRRSEFDLAEAEDRAHILEGRLKALGNVDSVVDLIRDSEDRDEAKAALEETFDFSTEQAQHIVRMQLGSLTSMEAAEVEDEYEEVEAEIERLETILNDESELLDVIKDELRAVKDEYDDDRRTSIVEDDGTVTREDLIPEEECLVVVTEDDYIKRMPADRFDAQHRGGKGIIGADPKEGDRVSTVFRANTHDYLLAFTNHGQVYRLRTYEIPEMSRTARGKSAVNLINFDDGEEITAVVSMDEFDDDECITMATRQGYVKRTCCSEFENILSTGIIAAKLEDGDELVDAVVTDGESDLVIATEDGMTIRFDETEARQMGRTARGVRGIDLRDGDNVAGVVATDEHDERALLTVTERGYGKRTPLSEYRTQSRYGKGLIDIKTGDRNGGVTAVNAVAEDDHVIVMSATGQIMRCPVEDVSTVGRNTMGVTIMDVAADDTVASVDVIPGTAIEDS